The Thermococcus sp. 21S7 genome has a window encoding:
- a CDS encoding DMT family transporter, whose protein sequence is MNRSELVLLGITAIWGFTFPAMKVSLDYLPPILFLAYRFGIASILMLILFRSKVLRRETFREGFILGTTLFFGHGFQIVGLKYTTASNSAFITSLYVVFTPFIAYFILREGLKLRDAASLAIALTGLYLISGASLNFNYGDMLTVLCALSFAFQIVLVQKFGEKDYLSLAFWQITWNFVFSLVFALVAEPFTFPTDPLPWTGVLYTSVFATVIAFTLQVKHQRNTRAHKAALIYSAEPIFGHIAAFITIGEILSVKGYLGAALIMAGIWNEIRNQG, encoded by the coding sequence ATGAACCGCTCCGAGCTCGTACTCCTCGGTATCACCGCGATATGGGGGTTTACCTTTCCGGCGATGAAGGTTAGCCTCGATTACCTGCCGCCGATTCTCTTCCTAGCCTACCGTTTCGGGATAGCGTCCATCCTAATGCTCATCCTTTTCCGCTCGAAGGTTCTCCGAAGGGAGACCTTTAGGGAGGGCTTCATTCTGGGAACGACCCTCTTCTTCGGCCACGGCTTCCAGATAGTTGGGCTCAAATACACCACGGCCTCGAACTCGGCTTTCATAACTTCGCTTTACGTTGTCTTCACGCCCTTCATAGCGTATTTCATTCTCAGGGAGGGGCTCAAGCTCAGGGATGCCGCCTCGCTCGCAATAGCCCTAACCGGCCTCTACCTCATCTCGGGGGCGAGCTTGAACTTCAATTACGGGGACATGCTCACCGTCCTCTGCGCCCTCAGCTTCGCCTTCCAGATAGTCCTCGTTCAGAAGTTCGGGGAAAAGGACTACCTAAGCTTAGCCTTCTGGCAGATAACCTGGAACTTCGTCTTTTCGCTGGTTTTTGCCCTCGTCGCCGAGCCGTTCACGTTCCCCACGGACCCCCTGCCATGGACAGGGGTGCTCTACACCTCGGTCTTCGCGACGGTGATAGCGTTCACACTCCAGGTGAAGCACCAGAGGAACACGAGGGCGCACAAGGCGGCGCTGATTTACTCCGCGGAGCCGATATTCGGCCACATAGCGGCGTTCATAACGATAGGGGAAATCCTCAGCGTCAAGGGCTACCTGGGCGCGGCGCTGATAATGGCCGGAATATGGAACGAGATTAGAAACCAGGGGTAG
- a CDS encoding aldehyde ferredoxin oxidoreductase C-terminal domain-containing protein: protein MYGYAGKLLDVDLSTGNVKTVELDEEMLRFYGGRGLGTYILWKELGEKWERVDPLGEENLLLILTGPLTGYYPGIKTAVVAKSPESNGVVGSVLSSEVGIELKASGYDGIIIRGRAKEPVYLFINDDEVEIRDASKYWGMGGVELHKTLLKEVHDELRKRARLRGVPKEPAMMYIGRGGERKVRFAAIMSKLMHAAGYGGFGAVMGSKNLKAVLVKGNGPLPEVHDREKFRSLLREFQRELLTLTTFRQWGTGAGGYSVGKDRSSQPVRNWQEEYHDDERISVVNFELKAWIKKYWADYGCPVNCMKISYLRYGEYKGSITDAPDYELMAYVGTNLGIFDPEKVVYLSYLVDELGLDGINAGNVLGFTAELYQRGILTEEDIGFKLEWGDEKTFAKLLELIVAREGIGEILAEGTYRAARRISEMKGVDAMRYAVHVKGIGVGAHGIRSDLDYTRDISYAVSVQGGDHTSTAALPARSYEGELVNAFYDSAVICMFTTRPGFERILEFGNAVTGFELTPEKWFNETGLRIIHLQRILLLLGGPDVHWDPRKDDDNPPRFYEPLPTGPVKGRAPTKEEISEKVRQYYEQVGYDEHGIPKEEVLEELGLGEAKREVKRIRERLGL, encoded by the coding sequence ATGTACGGCTACGCTGGAAAGCTTCTGGACGTTGATTTGAGCACAGGAAACGTGAAAACCGTCGAGCTGGACGAGGAAATGCTCCGCTTCTACGGCGGCAGAGGGCTTGGCACGTACATCCTGTGGAAGGAGCTCGGAGAGAAGTGGGAAAGGGTCGACCCCCTAGGCGAGGAGAACCTCCTTCTGATCCTCACCGGCCCGCTGACGGGCTACTACCCGGGGATAAAGACGGCGGTAGTGGCCAAATCCCCCGAGAGCAACGGGGTAGTGGGAAGCGTCCTCAGCAGCGAGGTGGGAATAGAGCTTAAGGCGAGCGGCTACGACGGAATAATAATCCGTGGAAGGGCAAAGGAGCCGGTCTATCTTTTCATCAACGACGACGAGGTTGAGATAAGGGACGCCTCGAAGTACTGGGGCATGGGCGGTGTCGAGCTTCACAAGACCCTGCTGAAGGAAGTTCACGACGAGCTGAGGAAGAGGGCCAGGCTGAGGGGTGTCCCGAAGGAGCCGGCGATGATGTACATCGGCAGGGGCGGGGAAAGGAAGGTGCGCTTTGCTGCCATAATGAGCAAGCTGATGCACGCCGCCGGCTACGGCGGCTTCGGTGCGGTGATGGGAAGCAAGAACCTCAAGGCGGTGCTCGTTAAAGGTAACGGCCCCCTGCCGGAAGTCCATGACAGAGAGAAGTTCAGGTCCCTTCTCAGGGAGTTCCAGAGGGAACTCCTAACCCTTACCACCTTCCGCCAGTGGGGAACGGGGGCTGGAGGCTACAGCGTCGGCAAGGACCGCTCAAGCCAGCCGGTCAGGAACTGGCAGGAGGAGTACCACGACGACGAGAGGATAAGCGTGGTAAACTTTGAGCTCAAGGCCTGGATAAAGAAGTACTGGGCCGACTACGGCTGTCCCGTGAACTGCATGAAGATATCCTATCTCCGCTACGGCGAGTACAAGGGTTCGATAACCGACGCCCCGGACTACGAGCTGATGGCCTACGTGGGAACCAACCTCGGAATATTCGACCCCGAGAAGGTCGTATATCTCTCATACCTCGTCGATGAGCTAGGTCTGGACGGCATAAACGCGGGCAACGTCCTCGGCTTTACGGCGGAGCTTTACCAGCGCGGAATCCTGACGGAGGAGGACATCGGCTTCAAGCTTGAGTGGGGCGACGAAAAGACCTTCGCAAAGCTCCTTGAGCTGATAGTTGCCAGAGAGGGCATAGGAGAAATCCTGGCCGAGGGAACCTACCGCGCGGCGAGAAGAATCTCCGAGATGAAGGGCGTCGATGCGATGAGATATGCAGTCCACGTCAAGGGCATCGGAGTCGGTGCCCACGGAATAAGGAGCGACCTCGACTACACTAGGGACATAAGCTATGCCGTCTCGGTTCAGGGAGGCGACCACACGTCAACAGCGGCCCTTCCAGCGAGGAGCTACGAGGGCGAACTCGTCAATGCCTTCTACGACTCGGCCGTTATCTGCATGTTCACGACGAGGCCCGGCTTCGAGAGAATCCTTGAGTTCGGAAACGCGGTTACGGGCTTTGAACTGACGCCGGAGAAGTGGTTCAACGAAACCGGCCTGAGGATAATCCACCTCCAGAGGATTCTGCTCCTCCTCGGAGGGCCGGACGTCCACTGGGATCCGAGGAAGGACGACGACAACCCGCCGAGGTTCTACGAACCCCTCCCGACCGGGCCGGTCAAGGGAAGGGCCCCCACCAAGGAGGAGATAAGCGAGAAGGTTCGCCAGTACTACGAGCAGGTTGGCTACGACGAGCACGGGATTCCGAAGGAGGAAGTTCTGGAGGAACTCGGGCTTGGAGAGGCAAAGCGCGAGGTGAAGCGCATAAGGGAGCGCCTCGGCCTCTGA
- a CDS encoding 4Fe-4S dicluster domain-containing protein, translating to MGDEAVERMWILITPDKCSGCRLCEIACSLEHEGIIWPEASRIRIYELLPGVNVPHTCVQCPDYPCVKACNFDALSVDEKTGAVLVNEEKCTECGACVLACPGNVPRIPVGKGSVVICDLCGGSPKCVEVCHEAGHDALVLVKGQYRSVYRTFAKDPVEKSTELARKMYGEEFLG from the coding sequence ATGGGTGACGAAGCGGTAGAGCGGATGTGGATTCTGATAACCCCGGACAAGTGCAGCGGCTGCAGACTGTGTGAAATCGCCTGCTCCCTGGAGCACGAGGGAATAATATGGCCAGAGGCATCGCGTATAAGGATATACGAGCTTCTGCCCGGCGTCAACGTCCCCCACACATGCGTCCAGTGTCCAGACTACCCGTGCGTGAAGGCGTGCAACTTCGATGCACTGAGCGTCGATGAGAAAACCGGTGCCGTGCTCGTGAACGAGGAGAAGTGCACCGAGTGCGGGGCGTGTGTTCTGGCGTGCCCCGGCAACGTCCCGAGAATTCCGGTTGGCAAGGGCAGCGTGGTAATCTGCGACCTCTGCGGAGGAAGCCCGAAGTGCGTCGAGGTCTGTCATGAAGCCGGGCACGATGCACTGGTTCTCGTGAAAGGCCAGTACCGCTCGGTGTACAGAACCTTCGCCAAGGATCCGGTTGAGAAGAGCACCGAGCTGGCGAGGAAGATGTACGGGGAGGAGTTTTTGGGGTGA